One Phenylobacterium immobile (ATCC 35973) genomic window carries:
- a CDS encoding type II toxin-antitoxin system PemK/MazF family toxin → MNDGATDGGGERPAPKGPLPEEKPQRVKPRIIAAPKIRQLYWCDFWRDSQLPEMWKTRPVVVVSYKNALHGPCLVVPTSTDPQDDNRWAYKLSSSVDGQASWAVCNQPSTIAPSRLSQVRGKIPLVSEADFNEILARLMAWLPKPFDLEK, encoded by the coding sequence ATGAACGATGGCGCGACAGACGGCGGCGGAGAACGGCCGGCTCCAAAGGGGCCGCTGCCGGAAGAAAAGCCGCAACGGGTCAAGCCCCGGATCATCGCTGCGCCGAAAATCCGGCAGCTCTACTGGTGCGACTTTTGGCGCGATTCCCAGCTCCCTGAGATGTGGAAAACACGTCCGGTCGTCGTGGTGTCCTATAAGAACGCGCTGCACGGCCCTTGCCTGGTCGTCCCGACCTCAACGGACCCACAGGACGACAACCGCTGGGCCTATAAGCTATCGTCCTCCGTAGACGGGCAGGCATCCTGGGCAGTCTGCAATCAGCCCTCCACGATCGCGCCGAGCCGGCTATCTCAGGTCCGGGGTAAAATCCCGCTCGTCTCAGAGGCGGATTTCAATGAGATCCTCGCACGCCTGATGGCGTGGCTACCCAAACCGTTTGATCTTGAAAAATAA
- the parA gene encoding ParA family partition ATPase, producing the protein MRTIAIVSQKGGAGKTTLAIHLATAAAGAGRSALVLDADPQATASHWATWRGGAEPEVVDCASPSLLPRKLQQAADLGAELAIIDTPPHADIMAREACKSADLVLIPCRPQAFDLTAVETTAGLVSAVGKPAFVIFMGGPQRAPTTYREARELIEGTAEVAGLGLRVAPVMLTQRAIYHHSTASGRTAQEAEPEGKAAEEIAALWMWVSEQVNMSSRSRVNNKGRAA; encoded by the coding sequence ATGAGAACAATCGCGATCGTCAGCCAGAAAGGCGGGGCCGGCAAGACGACCCTCGCCATCCACCTTGCCACGGCAGCCGCAGGGGCCGGGCGCAGCGCTCTCGTGCTCGACGCCGATCCACAGGCGACGGCGAGCCATTGGGCCACATGGCGCGGCGGCGCCGAACCCGAGGTGGTCGATTGCGCCTCCCCTTCCCTTCTACCTCGAAAACTCCAGCAGGCTGCGGACCTGGGCGCGGAGTTGGCTATCATCGACACGCCGCCTCACGCCGACATCATGGCTCGGGAGGCGTGCAAGTCCGCCGACCTGGTGCTGATTCCATGCCGGCCGCAGGCTTTCGACCTGACCGCCGTCGAAACCACGGCGGGCCTCGTGTCGGCTGTTGGCAAGCCAGCGTTCGTGATCTTTATGGGCGGGCCGCAGCGGGCGCCCACGACCTATAGGGAAGCCCGCGAGCTTATCGAGGGGACGGCTGAGGTCGCGGGTCTGGGGCTTCGCGTCGCGCCGGTTATGTTGACCCAGCGCGCTATCTATCACCACAGCACCGCGAGCGGCCGAACCGCTCAGGAGGCGGAACCCGAAGGCAAGGCGGCCGAGGAGATTGCAGCGCTTTGGATGTGGGTAAGTGAACAAGTGAACATGAGCTCACGTTCGCGTGTGAACAATAAGGGACGCGCGGCATGA